The Primulina tabacum isolate GXHZ01 chromosome 1, ASM2559414v2, whole genome shotgun sequence genome contains the following window.
GCAATGTCCTCTTTGTTTTCAAGAAACCTGCTAGGAAAACAGAGAAACTAATCTGAGAACGCATGGAAGGTACAAGTTGCAAAAATTTGAGCACACTCACAAAATCATTGTGAACCCTTTCTCACCCTCGATTCAAAATACAAGGTCACAGCTTGAATAAActtgaaaatcaaaagaaaacaaCATAATTCATATCGAGTAACAAAAACCTTCACTATTAATATATTTACTGATATTTTGCATTTACAAAACTGCTGTAGATGAATCACCGTTCGAGTATATTGGGTTTTGCCAACTCTTGTTGAATCTTCTTGGTGCCAGCTAAATGATAAGAAATTGAAGGACATTTGACTGCCGATGATTTTTCCATCAGTAAACGAGCTTTCCATTCCTACATGAGAACTTTAAATCAGGCGAACAGAATAAAAACTGGCAAGTTCACTCATTCTAAAGGGGAAACACAAAGCAAAAAACAAGATGACTCACCGATTCTGAAGGATAATCAGTTGGAGCATAGCCAGCTCTAAAGTAAACCACTGCCACCGATTCACCATCCCTACAAGTGTAGCTCTAAAGGTTCAAGCAGACAAGCCACCAACTTTGAGGTAATATTGAAGTCTCATTTAAAGCTTACACAATAAGTGTTCCATCTGGCAGAAGATTTCCTTGTGCATCAATCTCCGCCAATGTCTTTCTAATGCTTCTAACATGATATGTATTATCTAGCTAAGGATATATATCCAGAAGAAATCTCacgaaaaaataataaaaaagaggATGATAATACATAAAAATGTTGTAAAGGGTAAATTCAGTATTCACGGTACGGAAATGGATATCTTTCCTTTAATACCGTGCAAAGCCAATGTTGATCATACATGTTCCGTTCTTCAGTTTGAACCACGACCATAACTACAGCACTGAATAGCATGTTAATTAAGATGGTGACAAGAAAATTCAGGGAGAGAACAGCATATTATAAGTTAACCAACGTTGGGTTATTATACTCGATCCAAGCTTTAGCCATTGCCTCGGCAAACCGACCAACCGCATCGTTTTGTGGAATCCTTCCGGGATCTAACACAAGGTGCTGTTTGAACTGATGAAGCAGGCTCCTAAAAATAACAATACCCCTCTTTATATTCACCTAATTTTAATTGTGAATAATTTGTGGGTTATTGATAACCCAGACAACAAACTAAAGATACAAGGGCAATATTTTCCAATACAAAATGGGGAATAATCGATCAGTGAAGCTGCTACCCTCCACATTCTCCTCCTATCTTTCCTATTACTGCACCCAACCTTTTTCTCCAGAAACGGAAAATAGAATCCAAAAGTTGCAAAACTGACAAACTATATGCACTTTAGTGCTATCAAATCGCTGCAACAAAAACTGACAACAGTTTGTTTAATAGCCATCAGAATCTAAGATGACATAGAAACCACCACAGGACTGTAGAGGATCCAAATTGTCCTAAACTTTCACTTATTACAAAGATTTCACTCTGTACATTATACATAACAGGTCTTATTATTTTCTGTTCATCACAACATTTTAGACGTCTACATAAAATTACAcggaaataataaataaagtcCTATTGGAAGAAACACGTTTagaagataaaaataaaaacctgTGTGCCATATTCTAGTTCAACAAAGAACCGAAAAATCGTAAGCATTACTTTAGACAGCCTTGGGCTTACTTAAATGGAATTAAATCGCCTCAGGAGTAATGTTTTAGATGCAATAAACGTTAATATGGATAACATAATGGAAAAGAACAAAAATATGAATGACATGATGAAAATGACaatacataaataaaataagaatattatttGATACAAATGAAAGAAATAAGAAAATATCCTGAATAACCTGTGAAGTTCACTAACAAGACAGCTCAGTCCAGGAAAGGAAGATGAAATTGTGTTGAGCTCTATTTGGAGCAGTAAATTTGTTTGCTCATCCAGCATATAGTCTGAGCGATGTAGTCCTAAGCGTATATCCTAAATATAAAGTATCTAAAAATCAGCACCCTTCCCTACAAAGTAGAGAAAAATACTATCTACTTCAGCGATCTAATCAAAATTAGTTTAGAGATTGCAATAAGTTACACAAATGTAGTTGAGATGTGTGTTATGAATAGTTTAATAATGTACAAGGAAAAGATAATTAAAGATAACCAATACAAGAAGAGGAAAATGCCAAAAAGAATAATAGAAACATTGATAGCCCTAAAAGCCTAACAATCCTTCTTCCCAAGTTATGCAATTTGAATATAACatgaattcaaatattattttccgTTCACCCAGTATAAGTTGAGGATAGACATTTTCGTTCACTTGATGTTCGAGTTCTAATAGTACTTCCATGCATCAGGGGCTTCATTGCTTAATGTCCCAATGGTGGCATCATGGATAAGGAAACATAGgttctaaaaaatttaaatatgcatATTACTcgaatgaaaaaggaaaaaattagGTAGTTTCTAAATCTGCAAcacaaaaaataacatttgggCAAATTATCAGTAACCATTTAACTATTTTACAAAATAACTATtagaactaaatcaaaataaattaaaattaaaatagcaGAAAGAACTTGAATGaactgaaaattttaatttacaatCGTTAATAGAGTAATTCTTGCCAGCTGACTATATGTCAAAGAAGAATAACCCTAACCCTGTTGGATTAATTTCTACTCTCTACTTTTTGAATAGAACAATTTACCTCAATCTTCTTTTCCACAAAATTTGCAATCTAAAACAGTAACATTATTCTAAAACAAGTATCATTATAAGTTACGACAAACCTAGTTCAATTGGTTTCGGACGAAGTAAATCCAAACAAGAAGATACCTCTATCTTGTTGCTGTCTAACATTGTGGCATGAATATCCAGGAGTCTAGATGTAAAAGCATCCACTTGTTTGGTTCTAGAAATAGAAGGTGAGTAATGCAATTATTGCagagaaacaaaaaaaatagaaaaggaaaaaggaaacgTATAAAAGATCAAATTTTGCATTACTTGATTCAACAAAAACTTAACAAAGGTATGGTTATGGTCAATTAGGACACTCAATCACTTAAACATTAAGGCAAACCCCACACTAAATATGCATTTGAGTCATCCATCAGTTTACGCTAAATGGTGAATGAATGGATGGATATACAGATGTGTGTTTGGCTTAGAGCAGGAATGCTTCAACCTAGAGAGCGAATCCTGTAGGAATTTCCCGTCCAAGCTTACACGGTCAATGAGTTCGTTGAAAATCGGAGCAACTTCACAAGCTTGCTTCCAACAGCTTTCAGGAAATGGCAGAGGCAGCAAAGATATTGGAGCATGAACCAGGCCGACCCCTGGAACTCTTCCTGATCTCTGCAAGTTCATAAATATTATAACTAAAACCAACTAATGATTCAGCTGAGGATTAACAATAAAAAACGTTTCCACGTTGAGTCTCGGACATCAAACAGAAATTTTGTCAAAAATATAAAGCAGCATTGAACTAAATCAGCTAAAAATACCAGGCATCAAATGATTAAACTTTACACCTAAAAGCAAAACGATCAGATACGAGCCTCACAATTCACTGCAAAAATTTTCACCAAAAGACTATGGGAAAATCAGAAGAATAACAATCAAAATAAGTTAGAATATCACCTATCTTTGCCCGGATCGATAGCAATTAATGACATTATAAACAATTTAAAACATAAAGACATAACTTCTTGGAATTCAAGGAAACAAAAAAGGATAATGCCAAAAAGGAGAGAAATTATACTGTCAGCTCTTTACTCAATTTCAACCTGCGAATTCCTGTCCCCAACAAGAAGCCCACGAAGAGAACTCCAGACCAGAGCATCATAAGCCATTTCCTGAACCAATtttgagtcaattttgtgaggaTCAAAGATTGGTTTTTTATTCTCAATCTCTTCACTTCGGCCGCATTTCAATGGAGTTACTGATGAAGGCAGACTCTTCGCCATGGAAATATTAAAGGGTTCTACAAAATGAACTTGAAAAAATCCGATCTTGTGTTTGGAAAGATGAGACAGTTTTGATTTATGATGAAAAAGAGCGATAGGTGAGGATATTGTGATATCTGAAAGCATGAAGAAAGCGAAGTCGGCGATCTTAATTCACTGCCTTTTCTTGGTCACTTTACTGGACGCGAAGGATGAACTTTGGTGTGTACCTCATTTACTTTGGCCGCCGCCGTGGCCGGGGGGAAAACGATTAGTGGAGGCGATAGTCTAACACGTGTTCGGTATTTGCCGTATTTATACTTTCcatgaataaaaagtaatattcttagcataaaaaataataattttgaatggacatttcaAGTAAGaaattcgtctcataaaatatgatccgtgagaccatctctcacaaattttttttccatatcgaatagaaaattttcattaagttattttaaatgatattaatattaaatcgATAGTATATCTATTTAAAATATTctgaattaaatttattttaaccaGTAAAACACTCACAATGCTTtctatttctttttaaaaaaaaatctataagaATACAacaaaacattttaattaagagtatgtcttttgtgagacgagctcacaaatctttatctatgagatggatcaacactaccgatattcacaataaaaagtattattcttcgcataaaaaataatattttttcatgaatgacccaaataggagatccgtctcacaaaatatgatccatAAGaatgtctcacacaaatttttttcgTTAATTCTCATAGTGTCCATCTATTAAATTTGGAAGACTCAAATATAGATAGATATCTATGTTTTAGTCGTGgatgaatttattatattttgatatCGAACTTGATATTTCCTCAAAATCTAGAATCTTTGTGTAGACATTGGGTATAGGAATAAAATTATTTGCTACTAGCTTAATTACTTTTACTGAGAATTAACTTCATTGCAATTTGGGCACACGTATTTGCTCGTGACATGGGCATCCAGGCCAAGAATCCAAATAAAATTTTCGATCATGTTATTTTCATCAAAGTCCCCAAGAGTGGATAGGGGTATTTGGGCAAGACGGCCAGGGGCGGAGCCACCCCCCGCCCCAGCCCAGTCTACATTTTGGGCCTAGCGAGGAATATGgattgagattttttttttaaattttagtctTGCATTTTCAATTTTTAGTCCATTTTAAGAGGATTTTCTTTCACAGTCGTCCCCCCAAAATGAAAATAAGAGAGACTAGTTGGAAATTTCACGTAAAACCTGTTGTTCTCCCCACAACCTTCGTTGGCTCAGAGGTCAGGTTTGTTCTCATCTCAATACTCTTTCAAAAAATGTTCTCCTCGCAGCCTATGATTAAAATAATTTCTGGCTACGTCCAAGATCCATGAAAGAAATTTGTTCTATGTGGCTGATAAAAAGTACTTGGAGTTTGTAGAACA
Protein-coding sequences here:
- the LOC142555355 gene encoding glutathione synthetase, chloroplastic isoform X2, which translates into the protein MLSDITISSPIALFHHKSKLSHLSKHKIGFFQVHFVEPFNISMAKSLPSSVTPLKCGRSEEIENKKPIFDPHKIDSKLVQEMAYDALVWSSLRGLLVGDRNSQRSGRVPGVGLVHAPISLLPLPFPESCWKQACEVAPIFNELIDRVSLDGKFLQDSLSRTKQVDAFTSRLLDIHATMLDSNKIEDIRLGLHRSDYMLDEQTNLLLQIELNTISSSFPGLSCLVSELHRSLLHQFKQHLVLDPGRIPQNDAVGRFAEAMAKAWIEYNNPTAVVMVVVQTEERNMYDQHWLCTVLKERYPFPSIRKTLAEIDAQGNLLPDGTLIVDGESVAVVYFRAGYAPTDYPSESEWKARLLMEKSSAVKCPSISYHLAGTKKIQQELAKPNILERFLENKEDIAKVRKCFAGLWSLDDSNIIKDAIERPGSYVMKPQREGGGNNIYGDDLKLALERMEKVGNEENAAYILMQRIFPAISPAILMREGVSFNDNVVSELGVYAAYVRNKDKVIVNEHCGYLMRTKVSSSNEGGVAAGFAVLDSVYLV
- the LOC142555355 gene encoding glutathione synthetase, chloroplastic isoform X1 — protein: MLSDITISSPIALFHHKSKLSHLSKHKIGFFQVHFVEPFNISMAKSLPSSVTPLKCGRSEEIENKKPIFDPHKIDSKLVQEMAYDALVWSSLRGLLVGDRNSQRSGRVPGVGLVHAPISLLPLPFPESCWKQACEVAPIFNELIDRVSLDGKFLQDSLSRTKQVDAFTSRLLDIHATMLDSNKIEDIRLGLHRSDYMLDEQTNLLLQIELNTISSSFPGLSCLVSELHRSLLHQFKQHLVLDPGRIPQNDAVGRFAEAMAKAWIEYNNPTAVVMVVVQTEERNMYDQHWLCTVLKERYHVRSIRKTLAEIDAQGNLLPDGTLIVDGESVAVVYFRAGYAPTDYPSESEWKARLLMEKSSAVKCPSISYHLAGTKKIQQELAKPNILERFLENKEDIAKVRKCFAGLWSLDDSNIIKDAIERPGSYVMKPQREGGGNNIYGDDLKLALERMEKVGNEENAAYILMQRIFPAISPAILMREGVSFNDNVVSELGVYAAYVRNKDKVIVNEHCGYLMRTKVSSSNEGGVAAGFAVLDSVYLV
- the LOC142555355 gene encoding glutathione synthetase, chloroplastic isoform X3 — encoded protein: MMLWSGVLFVGFLLGTGIRRLKLSKELTRSGRVPGVGLVHAPISLLPLPFPESCWKQACEVAPIFNELIDRVSLDGKFLQDSLSRTKQVDAFTSRLLDIHATMLDSNKIEDIRLGLHRSDYMLDEQTNLLLQIELNTISSSFPGLSCLVSELHRSLLHQFKQHLVLDPGRIPQNDAVGRFAEAMAKAWIEYNNPTAVVMVVVQTEERNMYDQHWLCTVLKERYHVRSIRKTLAEIDAQGNLLPDGTLIVDGESVAVVYFRAGYAPTDYPSESEWKARLLMEKSSAVKCPSISYHLAGTKKIQQELAKPNILERFLENKEDIAKVRKCFAGLWSLDDSNIIKDAIERPGSYVMKPQREGGGNNIYGDDLKLALERMEKVGNEENAAYILMQRIFPAISPAILMREGVSFNDNVVSELGVYAAYVRNKDKVIVNEHCGYLMRTKVSSSNEGGVAAGFAVLDSVYLV